A stretch of the Aegilops tauschii subsp. strangulata cultivar AL8/78 chromosome 4, Aet v6.0, whole genome shotgun sequence genome encodes the following:
- the LOC109769706 gene encoding digalactosyldiacylglycerol synthase 2, chloroplastic, giving the protein MAMARRQHITIFTTASLPWMTGTAVNPLFRAAYLAKAGDWEVTLVVPWLSKGDQMLVYPNKMKFSGPAEQEGYVWRWLEERTGPLPRFNIIFYPGKFSTEKRSILPVGDITETISDEKADIAVLEEPEHLTWYHHGRRWKKKFRKVIGVVHTNYLEYVKREKNGYIQAFLLKHINSWVTDIYCHKVIRLSGATQEVPRSVICNVHGVNPKFIEIGKLKHQQISQREQSFFKGAYYIGKMVWSKGYTELLHLLQKHQKELSGLKMELYGSGEDSDEVKASAEKLNLDVRVYPGRDHADSIFHDYKVFINPSTTDVVCTTTAEALAMGKIVICANHPSNEFFKRFPNCHMYSTEKEFVRLTMKALSEEPIPLTEELRHELSWEAATERFVRVAEIAPATPAKQHPSTSQRFMYINPDELKKNMEEASAFFHNTISGFEAARCVFGAIPNSLQPDEQQCKELGWRPQGL; this is encoded by the exons ATGGCGATGGCGAGGAGGCAGCACATCACAATATTCACCACGGCGAGCCTGCCGTGGATGACCGGCACTGCTGTCAACCCCCTGTTCCGGGCGGCTTACCTCGCCAAGGCCGGGGACTGGGAGGTCACGCTGGTGGTGCCGTGGCTGTCCAAGGGGGACCAGATGCTGGTTTACCCTAACAAGATGAAATTCAGTGGGCCGGCGGAGCAAGAAGGCTATGTGTGGCGGTGGCTTGAGGAGCGGACTGGGCCGTTGCCGAGATTCAACATAATTTTCTATCCTGGGAAG TTCTCGACGGAGAAAAGAAGCATTCtacctgttggggatattaccgaGACGATATCTGATGAAAAAGCAGATATTGCAGTTCTAGAAGAGCCAGAACATCTGACCTGGTACCATCATGGACGGAGGTGGAAAAAAAAATTCCGTAAAGTTATAGGTGTTGTTCACACCAACTATCTGGAATACGTGAAGAGGGAGAAAAATGGGTACATTCAGGCATTTCTCTTAAAACATATCAATTCTTGGGTCACCGACATCTACTGCCATAAG GTTATAAGATTATCGGGAGCAACTCAGGAAGTCCCGAGATCTGTAATCTGTAATGTTCATGGAGTAAACCCGAAATTTATTGAAATTGGCAAATTGAAGCATCAGCAAATATCTCAAAGAGAGCAATCATTTTTCAAGGGTGCATATTATATTGGGAAGATGGTCTGGAGTAAAGGCTACACAGAGCTGCTCCACCTGCTTCAGAAGCACCAAAAGGAACTGTCTGGTCTCAAGATGGAGCTCTATGGCAGTGGAGAAGATTCGGATGAAGTTAAAGCATCAGCTGAGAAACTCAATCTGGACGTTAGAGTCTATCCTGGTCGTGACCATGCAGATTCAATATTTCACGA CTACAAGGTTTTCATAAACCCAAGCACAACAGATGTAGTTTGCACCACAACTGCAGAAGCCTTGGCGATGGGAAAGATTGTGATCTGCGCAAATCATCCTTCAAATgaatttttcaaaagatttcCCAACTGCCACATGTACAGCACGGAGAAAGAGTTTGTGAGACTAACCATGAAAGCACTGTCAGAAGAGCCAATCCCACTGACAGAGGAACTGAGGCACGAGCTTTCCTGGGAGGCAGCGACAGAGAGGTTTGTCAGGGTTGCTGAAATCGCACCAGCCACGCCCGCCAAGCAACATCCTTCCACTTCACAGCGTTTCATGTACATCAACCCGGATGAGCTGAAGAAGAACATGGAAGAGGCGTCGGCATTCTTTCACAACACCATCTCTGGGTTTGAAGCCGCCCGTTGTGTGTTTGGCGCGATACCGAACAGCCTGCAGCCCGATGAACAGCAGTGCAAGGAGCTTGGGTGGAGACCCCAGGGATTATAG
- the LOC109769705 gene encoding serine/threonine-protein kinase ATG1c isoform X1, whose amino-acid sequence MEDRGGGGGGAGGRRVGDYVLLRPIGSGAYSQVWLGKHVARGTEVAVKEIAMDRLSAKLRDSLLSEVDILRRITHPNIIALHDSIRDGGRIYLILEYCRGGDLYAYLLRHKRVPETVAKHFIRQLACGLQKLRESNVVHRDLKPQNILLVSNNGTSILKIADFGFAKFLQPSGLAETLCGSPLYMAPEVMQAQKYDAKADLWSVGIILYQLVTGSPPFNGDSQIQLMKNILKSGQLRFPSDCELSHDCIDLCRKLLRISSVERLTVEEFVNHPFLSEHAPERILSRTPSDTRDGFPFTKSSPTRLSGQSSQEDCMPFPLDLSTGQEESPAPESNAPMKSYGFATSKKLDKTSGQSPSKHTGLFSRYIMGNNYAPSSQRLDHPGQRTKESKIGEGRGAKGVHPEDSPIIDSLEFVDQEYVFVSGHAEGSSSSTSASLQRNLPAKYENPSVSPPNLAALSAPVPINGTAINRQQSAGTGSLDSHCSPISGTSHGSAYMSDGLDQPPSHYLTRIRLLGQYASTIAELVKEEIKGGRHLEAFSIQLIILATWKQAIHICNSYAASAARESPSHDITMKGLDTDVLQLLANSQMADEECTQIERQFLTEVEHAEELASTVGQIPDATAMPDAVELIFQFALEYGRHGGVVEMMGKAAVAMSRYTKAICLLRFLLIEAPSLALNPPLSLTRSDRHRLRSYIEALNARLSQLQCPSH is encoded by the exons ATGGAGGaccgcggcggcgggggcgggggcgcgGGCGGGCGGCGGGTGGGGGACTACGTGCTGCTGCGCCCGATCGGGTCGGGGGCCTACTCACAGGTCTGGCTGGGGAAGCACGTCGCGCGGGGCACCGAGGTGGCCGTCAAGGAGATCGCCATGGACCGCCTCAGCGCCAAGCTCCGCGACAGCCTCCTCTCCGAGGTCGACATCCTCCGCCGCATCACGCACCCCAACATCATCGCGCTCCACGATTCCATCAGG GATGGCGGGAGGATATATCTCATATTGGAGTATTGTCGAGGTGGTGACTTGTACGCGTATCTTCTACGGCATAAAAGGGTTCCTGAAACTGTTGCTAAGCATTTCATTCGGCAGCTAG CATGTGGTCTGCAGAAGCTTCGTGAAAGCAACGTGGTTCATCGGGATCTTAAACCACAG AACATTCTTCTTGTTTCAAATAATGGAACGTCCATCTTGAAGATTGCTGACTTCGGATTTGCAAA ATTTTTGCAACCTTCTGGTCTAGCTGAAACACTTTGTGGTTCACCCCTTTACATGGCTCCAGAAGTCATGCAAGCTCAGAAGTATGATGCAAAG GCAGATCTTTGGAGCGTTGGTATTATTCTATATCAACTTGTTACTGGATCTCCACCTTTTAACGGGGATAGTCAAATCCAG TTGATGAAAAACATACTAAAGTCAGGTCAATTACGATTTCCATCTGATTGTGAGTTGAGCCATGATTGCATTGACTTGTGCAGAAAGTTACTGCGAATCAGTTCAG TGGAACGCCTTACAGTTGAAGAGTTTGTGAACCATCCATTTCTCTCTGAACATGCTCCAGAGAGAATCTTGAG TCGGACACCATCAGACACAAGAGATGGCTTTCCCTTCACTAAAAGCAGTCCAACGAGGCTTTCGGGCCAAAGTTCTCAAGAAGATTGTATGCCTTTTCCTTTAGATCTGTCAACTGGACAGGAGGAGAGTCCTGCTCCTGAGAGTAATGCCCCAATGAAATCTTATGGGTTTGCTACTAGTAAAAAGTTGGATAAAACTTCAGGCCAGAGTCCGTCGAAGCATACAGGCCTGTTCTCCAGATACATCATGGGCAACAATTATGCACCTAGCAGTCAACGTCTGGACCATCCTGGTCAAAGGACCAAAGAAAGCAAGATTGGTGAAGGACGTGGTGCTAAAGGTGTTCATCCAGAAG ATTCCCCTATCATTGATTCATTAGAGTTTGTAGATCAGGAATATGTCTTTGTGTCTGGACATGCGGAAGGATCCTCTTCTTCAACAAGTGCCTCTCTACAGCGTAATTTGCCAGCTAAGTATGAGAATCCTTCTGTTTCGCCACCAAACTTAGCTGCTCTGAGTGCACCAGTGCCAATAAATGGCACAGCAATAAACAGGCAACAGTCTGCTGGAACTGGTAGCTTGGACAGTCATTGTTCTCCAATATCTGGTACTTCACATGGATCTGCGTACATGAGTGATGGCTTGGATCAACCACCATCTCATTATTTGACCAGGATTAGATTATTGGGGCAGTATGCTTCTACCATAGCGGAGTTGGTCAAAGAAGAG ATAAAAGGTGGCAGGCACTTAGAGGCATTCTCGATCCAGCTAATTATTCTTGCGACCTGGAAGCAAGCAATTCACATATGCAATTCCTATGCGGCTTCAGCTGCCAGAGAGAGTCCCTCACATGATATCACTATGAAGGGGCTTGATACTGACGTTCTCCAATTGCTTGCAAACTCTCAAATGGCTGATGAAGAATGCACACAGATTGAGAGGCAGTTTCTCACTGAAGTTGAACATGCTGAAGAACTTGCAAGCACTGTAGGGCAGATACCTG ATGCTACAGCGATGCCCGACGCTGTTGAATTAATATTTCAATTTGCACTAGAATATGGAAGGCATGGTGGT GTTGTAGAGATGATGGGGAAAGCAGCAGTGGCCATGTCGCGGTATACAAAGGCAATATGCTTGCTGCGTTTTCTCCTGATCGAGGCACCATCGCTCGCCCTCAACCCGCCTTTGTCCCTGACTAGATCTGACCGACACCGACTGCGCTCATACATTGAAGCCCTCAACGCAAGGCTCAGCCAGTTGCAATGCCCGAGTCACTGA
- the LOC109769705 gene encoding serine/threonine-protein kinase ATG1c isoform X2, with translation MEDRGGGGGGAGGRRVGDYVLLRPIGSGAYSQVWLGKHVARGTEVAVKEIAMDRLSAKLRDSLLSEVDILRRITHPNIIALHDSIRDGGRIYLILEYCRGGDLYAYLLRHKRVPETVAKHFIRQLACGLQKLRESNVVHRDLKPQNILLVSNNGTSILKIADFGFAKFLQPSGLAETLCGSPLYMAPEVMQAQKYDAKADLWSVGIILYQLVTGSPPFNGDSQIQLMKNILKSGQLRFPSDCELSHDCIDLCRKLLRISSVERLTVEEFVNHPFLSEHAPERILSRTPSDTRDGFPFTKSSPTRLSGQSSQEDCMPFPLDLSTGQEESPAPESNAPMKSYGFATSKKLDKTSGQSPSKHTGLFSRYIMGNNYAPSSQRLDHPGQRTKESKIGEGRGAKGVHPEDQEYVFVSGHAEGSSSSTSASLQRNLPAKYENPSVSPPNLAALSAPVPINGTAINRQQSAGTGSLDSHCSPISGTSHGSAYMSDGLDQPPSHYLTRIRLLGQYASTIAELVKEEIKGGRHLEAFSIQLIILATWKQAIHICNSYAASAARESPSHDITMKGLDTDVLQLLANSQMADEECTQIERQFLTEVEHAEELASTVGQIPDATAMPDAVELIFQFALEYGRHGGVVEMMGKAAVAMSRYTKAICLLRFLLIEAPSLALNPPLSLTRSDRHRLRSYIEALNARLSQLQCPSH, from the exons ATGGAGGaccgcggcggcgggggcgggggcgcgGGCGGGCGGCGGGTGGGGGACTACGTGCTGCTGCGCCCGATCGGGTCGGGGGCCTACTCACAGGTCTGGCTGGGGAAGCACGTCGCGCGGGGCACCGAGGTGGCCGTCAAGGAGATCGCCATGGACCGCCTCAGCGCCAAGCTCCGCGACAGCCTCCTCTCCGAGGTCGACATCCTCCGCCGCATCACGCACCCCAACATCATCGCGCTCCACGATTCCATCAGG GATGGCGGGAGGATATATCTCATATTGGAGTATTGTCGAGGTGGTGACTTGTACGCGTATCTTCTACGGCATAAAAGGGTTCCTGAAACTGTTGCTAAGCATTTCATTCGGCAGCTAG CATGTGGTCTGCAGAAGCTTCGTGAAAGCAACGTGGTTCATCGGGATCTTAAACCACAG AACATTCTTCTTGTTTCAAATAATGGAACGTCCATCTTGAAGATTGCTGACTTCGGATTTGCAAA ATTTTTGCAACCTTCTGGTCTAGCTGAAACACTTTGTGGTTCACCCCTTTACATGGCTCCAGAAGTCATGCAAGCTCAGAAGTATGATGCAAAG GCAGATCTTTGGAGCGTTGGTATTATTCTATATCAACTTGTTACTGGATCTCCACCTTTTAACGGGGATAGTCAAATCCAG TTGATGAAAAACATACTAAAGTCAGGTCAATTACGATTTCCATCTGATTGTGAGTTGAGCCATGATTGCATTGACTTGTGCAGAAAGTTACTGCGAATCAGTTCAG TGGAACGCCTTACAGTTGAAGAGTTTGTGAACCATCCATTTCTCTCTGAACATGCTCCAGAGAGAATCTTGAG TCGGACACCATCAGACACAAGAGATGGCTTTCCCTTCACTAAAAGCAGTCCAACGAGGCTTTCGGGCCAAAGTTCTCAAGAAGATTGTATGCCTTTTCCTTTAGATCTGTCAACTGGACAGGAGGAGAGTCCTGCTCCTGAGAGTAATGCCCCAATGAAATCTTATGGGTTTGCTACTAGTAAAAAGTTGGATAAAACTTCAGGCCAGAGTCCGTCGAAGCATACAGGCCTGTTCTCCAGATACATCATGGGCAACAATTATGCACCTAGCAGTCAACGTCTGGACCATCCTGGTCAAAGGACCAAAGAAAGCAAGATTGGTGAAGGACGTGGTGCTAAAGGTGTTCATCCAGAAG ATCAGGAATATGTCTTTGTGTCTGGACATGCGGAAGGATCCTCTTCTTCAACAAGTGCCTCTCTACAGCGTAATTTGCCAGCTAAGTATGAGAATCCTTCTGTTTCGCCACCAAACTTAGCTGCTCTGAGTGCACCAGTGCCAATAAATGGCACAGCAATAAACAGGCAACAGTCTGCTGGAACTGGTAGCTTGGACAGTCATTGTTCTCCAATATCTGGTACTTCACATGGATCTGCGTACATGAGTGATGGCTTGGATCAACCACCATCTCATTATTTGACCAGGATTAGATTATTGGGGCAGTATGCTTCTACCATAGCGGAGTTGGTCAAAGAAGAG ATAAAAGGTGGCAGGCACTTAGAGGCATTCTCGATCCAGCTAATTATTCTTGCGACCTGGAAGCAAGCAATTCACATATGCAATTCCTATGCGGCTTCAGCTGCCAGAGAGAGTCCCTCACATGATATCACTATGAAGGGGCTTGATACTGACGTTCTCCAATTGCTTGCAAACTCTCAAATGGCTGATGAAGAATGCACACAGATTGAGAGGCAGTTTCTCACTGAAGTTGAACATGCTGAAGAACTTGCAAGCACTGTAGGGCAGATACCTG ATGCTACAGCGATGCCCGACGCTGTTGAATTAATATTTCAATTTGCACTAGAATATGGAAGGCATGGTGGT GTTGTAGAGATGATGGGGAAAGCAGCAGTGGCCATGTCGCGGTATACAAAGGCAATATGCTTGCTGCGTTTTCTCCTGATCGAGGCACCATCGCTCGCCCTCAACCCGCCTTTGTCCCTGACTAGATCTGACCGACACCGACTGCGCTCATACATTGAAGCCCTCAACGCAAGGCTCAGCCAGTTGCAATGCCCGAGTCACTGA
- the LOC109769707 gene encoding uncharacterized protein isoform X2: MESQHASRGRRTLEEIRQKRAAERMQQQTPAATASHGDPHGNQRAAAELLARVQQLENGNLELERENQMLMSKFAEKEVEKDSLVNRLNDLEKNIVPSLKKALNDISLEKDAAVVAKEDTLAQLRSMKKRLREAEEEQYRAEEDSASLRAQLNTLQQQVMSNSYSGYAVGTSSEQTLAMEKEIQDLQAQLKQESLLRQQEQQKLAEESLLRQQDQQRLAEEQSRTTSLAVEKREMEEKIAALTKKSSEEASEFAARKAFSMDREKLENQLHDMALMVERLEGSRQKLLMEIDSQSLEIENLFEENSVLSTSYQEAMSVTMEWENQVKDCLKQNEELRLHLEKLRIEQANLLKTNNTSVQLDGQSETSIPPELVTENLSLKDELVKEQSRSEGLSAEIMKLSAQLRKAVQAQNNLTRLYRPVLKDIEGNLMKMKQETYTTII; encoded by the exons ATGGAGTCTCAGCACGCTTCCAGGGGCCGCCGCACC CTGGAGGAGATCCGGCAGAAGAGGGCGGCCGAGAGGATGCAGCAGCAAACGCCCGCCGCGACCGCGTCCCACGGCGACCCTCACG GGAACCAAAGAGCCGCGGCAGAG CTCCTTGCACGAGTTCAACAACTTGAAAATGGAAACTTGGAATTGGAGAGGGAAAACCAAATGCTGATGTCCAAG TTTGCTGAGAAGGAAGTCGAAAAGGATTCCCTGGTTAACCGATTGAATGACCTC GAGAAAAATATAGTGCCCTCGTTGAAAAAGGCTCTAAATGACATTTCATTGGAGAAAGACGCTGCAGTTGTCGCTAAG GAGGATACTCTAGCGCAACTAAGGAGCATGAAGAAGCGGTTGAGAGAGGCAGAAGAGGAGCAGTACAGG GCAGAAGAAGACTCTGCATCCTTGAGAGCGCAGCTCAATACCCTGCAGCAGCAAGTAATGAGCAACTCTTACAGTGGATATGCAGTGGGAACATCAAGTGAGCAAACTCTTGCCATGGAAAAGGAGATACAGGATTTACAAGCTCAGCTAAAG CAAGAGTCACTGCTAAGGCAACAGGAGCAGCAAAAACTAGCTGAAGAGTCCCTACTGAGGCAGCAAGATCAGCAAAGGCTAGCTGAAGAACAATCCCGTACCACTTCTCTTGCGGTTGAAAAGCGAGAGATGGAAGAGAAAATTGCTGCATTAACAAAGAAATCTTCAG AAGAGGCTTCTGAATTTGCTGCACGCAAGGCATTTTCAATG GATAGGGAAAAACTTGAAAACCAGTTGCATGATATGGCTTTGATGGTTGAGAGGTTAGAGGGCAGCCGCCAAAAGCTGCTGATGGAG ATTGATTCCCAGTCATTAGAAATAGAGAATCTGTTTGAGGAGAACTCAGTCTTGTCAACTTCATATCAAGAAGCTATGTCTGTTACGATGGAATGGGAGAACCAG GTTAAAGATTGTCTGAAGCAAAATGAAGAGCTTCGTCTCCACTTAGAGAAGCTAAGAATTGAGCAAGCTAACCTGTTGAAAACAAACAATACTAGTGTCCAGCTAGATGGCCAAAGTGAGACCAGCATCCCACCAGAACTGGTCACAGAGAATCTTTCTCTAAAG GATGAACTTGTCAAAGAACAGAGCAGATCTGAGGGATTATCGGCAGAGATAATGAAACTTTCAGCTCAGCTTAGAAAGGCAGTCCAAGCACAGAATAACCTGACACGCTT ATATAGACCTGTATTAAAAGACATCGAGGGTAATCTGATGAAAATGAAACAAGAAACTTATACGACAATTATATGA
- the LOC109769707 gene encoding uncharacterized protein isoform X1, translating into MESQHASRGRRTLEEIRQKRAAERMQQQTPAATASHGDPHGNQRAAAELLARVQQLENGNLELERENQMLMSKFAEKEVEKDSLVNRLNDLEKNIVPSLKKALNDISLEKDAAVVAKEDTLAQLRSMKKRLREAEEEQYRAEEDSASLRAQLNTLQQQVMSNSYSGYAVGTSSEQTLAMEKEIQDLQAQLKQESLLRQQEQQKLAEESLLRQQDQQRLAEEQSRTTSLAVEKREMEEKIAALTKKSSEEASEFAARKAFSMQDREKLENQLHDMALMVERLEGSRQKLLMEIDSQSLEIENLFEENSVLSTSYQEAMSVTMEWENQVKDCLKQNEELRLHLEKLRIEQANLLKTNNTSVQLDGQSETSIPPELVTENLSLKDELVKEQSRSEGLSAEIMKLSAQLRKAVQAQNNLTRLYRPVLKDIEGNLMKMKQETYTTII; encoded by the exons ATGGAGTCTCAGCACGCTTCCAGGGGCCGCCGCACC CTGGAGGAGATCCGGCAGAAGAGGGCGGCCGAGAGGATGCAGCAGCAAACGCCCGCCGCGACCGCGTCCCACGGCGACCCTCACG GGAACCAAAGAGCCGCGGCAGAG CTCCTTGCACGAGTTCAACAACTTGAAAATGGAAACTTGGAATTGGAGAGGGAAAACCAAATGCTGATGTCCAAG TTTGCTGAGAAGGAAGTCGAAAAGGATTCCCTGGTTAACCGATTGAATGACCTC GAGAAAAATATAGTGCCCTCGTTGAAAAAGGCTCTAAATGACATTTCATTGGAGAAAGACGCTGCAGTTGTCGCTAAG GAGGATACTCTAGCGCAACTAAGGAGCATGAAGAAGCGGTTGAGAGAGGCAGAAGAGGAGCAGTACAGG GCAGAAGAAGACTCTGCATCCTTGAGAGCGCAGCTCAATACCCTGCAGCAGCAAGTAATGAGCAACTCTTACAGTGGATATGCAGTGGGAACATCAAGTGAGCAAACTCTTGCCATGGAAAAGGAGATACAGGATTTACAAGCTCAGCTAAAG CAAGAGTCACTGCTAAGGCAACAGGAGCAGCAAAAACTAGCTGAAGAGTCCCTACTGAGGCAGCAAGATCAGCAAAGGCTAGCTGAAGAACAATCCCGTACCACTTCTCTTGCGGTTGAAAAGCGAGAGATGGAAGAGAAAATTGCTGCATTAACAAAGAAATCTTCAG AAGAGGCTTCTGAATTTGCTGCACGCAAGGCATTTTCAATG CAGGATAGGGAAAAACTTGAAAACCAGTTGCATGATATGGCTTTGATGGTTGAGAGGTTAGAGGGCAGCCGCCAAAAGCTGCTGATGGAG ATTGATTCCCAGTCATTAGAAATAGAGAATCTGTTTGAGGAGAACTCAGTCTTGTCAACTTCATATCAAGAAGCTATGTCTGTTACGATGGAATGGGAGAACCAG GTTAAAGATTGTCTGAAGCAAAATGAAGAGCTTCGTCTCCACTTAGAGAAGCTAAGAATTGAGCAAGCTAACCTGTTGAAAACAAACAATACTAGTGTCCAGCTAGATGGCCAAAGTGAGACCAGCATCCCACCAGAACTGGTCACAGAGAATCTTTCTCTAAAG GATGAACTTGTCAAAGAACAGAGCAGATCTGAGGGATTATCGGCAGAGATAATGAAACTTTCAGCTCAGCTTAGAAAGGCAGTCCAAGCACAGAATAACCTGACACGCTT ATATAGACCTGTATTAAAAGACATCGAGGGTAATCTGATGAAAATGAAACAAGAAACTTATACGACAATTATATGA